The Allocatelliglobosispora scoriae genome contains a region encoding:
- a CDS encoding PadR family transcriptional regulator has translation MKADALRGHLDAVLLSVLESGPRHGYAVIEALQTRSGGALDLPTGTVYPALRRLERAGYVRSSWSTVGGRERRTYELTSAGGRALATERTAWQDFTRTIGGFLNAPA, from the coding sequence ATGAAGGCCGACGCACTCCGGGGACACCTCGACGCGGTGCTGCTCTCGGTGCTGGAGTCCGGCCCGCGCCACGGCTACGCCGTCATCGAAGCCCTGCAGACCCGCAGCGGAGGCGCACTCGACCTGCCCACGGGGACCGTCTATCCGGCGCTGCGGCGGCTGGAGCGGGCCGGTTATGTCCGCAGTTCGTGGAGCACGGTCGGCGGACGCGAGCGGCGGACCTATGAGCTGACCTCCGCCGGTGGCCGGGCGCTCGCCACCGAACGCACCGCCTGGCAGGACTTCACCCGCACCATCGGCGGATTCCTCAACGCCCCCGCTTGA
- a CDS encoding permease prefix domain 1-containing protein, with translation MTAIDDFVTSLGGRLRGPSPLVDDVLTEVRDGLWDAASAYRRGGLGVVEAERRAVADFGRVDELAGEFQRELAMTQGRRTALKLGVMLPLAVFLSGLSWHHLHPASAPGAQFSPPQDYLTFARLVDLFGYGSGAFFLVMWLLLGPGARLLPMPRWVPWALGRAAAGMVSASLLAGTGLLAMSVIWAPQALLSAAMGANMIVWTVCFTLVIRSTSRCLHAS, from the coding sequence ATGACCGCCATCGACGACTTCGTGACCTCGCTCGGCGGGCGGCTGCGGGGTCCGAGCCCGCTCGTCGACGACGTGCTGACCGAGGTCAGGGACGGTCTGTGGGACGCTGCTTCGGCGTACCGGCGCGGGGGTTTGGGGGTTGTGGAGGCCGAGCGCCGCGCGGTGGCCGACTTCGGGCGGGTGGACGAGCTGGCGGGGGAGTTCCAGCGCGAGCTGGCGATGACCCAGGGGCGGCGGACCGCGCTGAAGCTCGGCGTGATGCTGCCGCTCGCCGTCTTCCTCTCGGGGCTGTCGTGGCACCATCTGCATCCGGCGAGCGCGCCGGGTGCGCAGTTCTCGCCGCCGCAGGACTATCTGACCTTCGCGCGTCTCGTCGATCTCTTCGGCTACGGCTCGGGCGCCTTTTTCCTGGTGATGTGGCTGCTGCTCGGGCCGGGCGCCCGGTTGCTGCCGATGCCGCGCTGGGTGCCGTGGGCGCTCGGCCGGGCGGCGGCGGGGATGGTGAGCGCGTCGCTGCTCGCCGGGACCGGGCTCCTCGCCATGAGCGTGATCTGGGCGCCGCAGGCGCTGCTGTCGGCGGCGATGGGCGCCAACATGATCGTCTGGACGGTCTGCTTCACGCTGGTGATCAGGTCCACGAGCCGCTGCCTGCACGCGTCCTGA
- a CDS encoding threonine aldolase family protein, with translation MVVDLRSDTVTKPTAAMRAAMADAEVGDDVYGEDPTVNELQAEVAALFGHEAALFTPTGSMANQIAMQLLCPPGNEIIADTKAHVLLFEMGTAAAYGGISSRTWPFAHGALDVELIASMINPGGGWTIPTAAIAVEQTHNVGGGTVVPLDTLRELREVATDRGVALHCDGARIWHAHVAAGVPLDIYGGVFDTLSVCLSKGLGAPVGSLVVGSAERIDKARFIRKRLGGGMRQAGILAAAGLHAVRHHIERLADDHVRARRLAEALAPSGVVDPAAVQTNLVLLDLAKASIDAPTLAKAAAAQGVHVTALAPQVCRLVTHLDLDDAGVERAVEVLVPLLA, from the coding sequence ATGGTTGTTGATCTGAGGTCGGACACTGTCACGAAGCCCACCGCCGCCATGCGTGCCGCGATGGCGGACGCCGAGGTCGGCGACGATGTCTACGGCGAGGACCCGACCGTCAACGAGCTGCAGGCCGAGGTGGCCGCGCTCTTCGGGCACGAGGCGGCGCTGTTCACGCCGACCGGGTCGATGGCCAACCAGATCGCCATGCAGCTGCTCTGCCCGCCCGGCAACGAGATCATCGCCGACACCAAGGCGCACGTGCTCCTCTTCGAGATGGGCACGGCGGCGGCGTACGGCGGGATCTCCAGCCGCACGTGGCCCTTCGCCCACGGCGCCCTCGATGTCGAGCTGATCGCCTCCATGATCAACCCTGGTGGCGGCTGGACGATCCCGACCGCCGCGATCGCCGTCGAGCAGACCCACAACGTCGGCGGCGGCACGGTCGTCCCCCTCGACACGCTGCGTGAGCTGCGTGAGGTCGCCACCGACCGGGGTGTCGCGCTGCACTGCGACGGTGCCCGGATCTGGCACGCGCACGTCGCCGCCGGGGTGCCGCTCGACATCTACGGCGGCGTCTTCGACACCCTGTCGGTCTGCCTCTCCAAGGGTCTCGGCGCGCCGGTCGGCTCCCTCGTCGTCGGCAGTGCGGAGCGCATCGACAAGGCCCGCTTCATCCGCAAGCGCCTCGGCGGCGGCATGCGCCAGGCCGGGATCCTCGCCGCGGCGGGGCTCCACGCCGTCCGCCACCACATCGAGCGGCTCGCCGACGACCACGTCCGGGCACGGCGGCTCGCCGAGGCGCTCGCCCCGTCCGGCGTCGTCGATCCGGCCGCGGTCCAGACCAACCTGGTGCTGCTGGACCTGGCGAAAGCGTCGATCGACGCGCCCACCCTCGCCAAGGCCGCAGCCGCGCAAGGGGTCCATGTCACGGCGCTCGCTCCGCAGGTCTGCCGGCTGGTGACGCACCTCGACCTCGATGATGCCGGGGTCGAGCGGGCCGTCGAGGTTCTTGTACCTTTGCTGGCATGA
- the proC gene encoding pyrroline-5-carboxylate reductase encodes MRTVAVIGAGKIGEVLLSGLVKAGWPVDHLIATARRPERAAELRERYGCRVLSNAEAAVAADVIAIAVKPQDAGVLMAELGPHIPADKLVVSLCAGLPTTFFTKFLVAGTPVVRVMTNTPALVDEAMTAISAGAHATAEHLGVAEELFKPLGRTIRVPENQQDAVTALSGSGPAYFFYLVEAMTDAGILLGLPRQVAHDLIVQTAIGSAIMLRDSGEHPVKLREAVTSPAGTTISAIRELENHGVRAALLGALEAARDRAREIAAQNG; translated from the coding sequence ATGCGGACTGTTGCTGTTATCGGGGCTGGGAAGATCGGTGAGGTGCTGCTCTCCGGCCTGGTGAAGGCCGGGTGGCCGGTTGACCACCTGATCGCCACTGCTCGGCGGCCAGAGCGTGCTGCTGAACTTCGGGAGCGGTATGGGTGTCGCGTCCTCAGCAACGCCGAAGCTGCGGTGGCCGCGGATGTGATCGCCATCGCGGTGAAGCCCCAGGACGCCGGCGTGCTCATGGCCGAGCTGGGACCGCACATTCCTGCGGACAAGCTGGTCGTGTCCCTGTGTGCTGGGCTGCCCACCACCTTTTTCACGAAGTTCCTGGTGGCGGGGACGCCGGTGGTTCGGGTGATGACCAATACGCCGGCGCTGGTCGATGAGGCGATGACGGCCATCTCGGCGGGGGCCCACGCCACGGCGGAGCATCTCGGGGTGGCCGAGGAGCTGTTCAAGCCGCTGGGGCGGACGATTCGGGTGCCGGAGAACCAGCAGGACGCGGTGACGGCGCTGTCGGGGTCGGGGCCCGCCTACTTCTTCTATCTTGTCGAAGCGATGACCGACGCGGGGATTCTGCTGGGGCTGCCTCGGCAGGTGGCACACGACCTGATCGTGCAGACCGCGATCGGGTCGGCGATCATGCTGCGGGACTCGGGGGAGCACCCGGTCAAGCTGCGGGAAGCGGTCACCTCGCCCGCGGGCACGACCATCTCGGCGATTCGGGAGTTGGAGAATCACGGGGTTCGGGCGGCCCTGCTCGGTGCGCTGGAAGCGGCCCGGGACCGGGCCCGGGAGATCGCGGCGCAGAACGGCTGA
- a CDS encoding 6-phosphofructokinase, whose product MRIGVLTGGGDCPGLNAVIRAVVRKGVGTYGHEFVGFKDGWKGPLEGLTKPLGVEQVRGILPRGGTILGSSRTNPFKIDNGVERIKENLANLGIDALVAIGGEDTLGVATKLDSLGVNVIGVPKTIDNDLNATDFTFGFDTAVNIAMEAIDRLHTTAESHHRVLIVEVMGRHAGWIALHAGLAGGANVILIPEKPFDLEKVVDHVESRFRTNYSPILVVSEGAVPADGDMMTSHNELDAFGHVRLGGIGTWLAEQIEKRTGKEARAVVLGHTQRGGTPTAFDRVLATRFGLNAIDAVHEGDFGKMVALQGTDIVRVPLIEATRELKTVPVERYAESEVLFG is encoded by the coding sequence ATGCGTATCGGTGTTCTTACCGGCGGCGGCGACTGCCCCGGTCTCAATGCGGTGATTCGTGCTGTTGTCCGCAAGGGTGTGGGCACCTACGGTCACGAGTTCGTCGGTTTCAAGGACGGCTGGAAGGGACCCCTTGAGGGCCTCACCAAGCCCCTCGGCGTCGAGCAGGTCCGTGGCATCCTGCCGCGCGGCGGCACGATCCTGGGTTCCTCGCGCACCAACCCGTTCAAGATCGACAACGGTGTGGAGCGCATCAAGGAGAACCTCGCCAACCTCGGCATCGACGCGCTCGTCGCCATCGGCGGTGAGGACACCCTGGGTGTCGCCACCAAGCTCGACAGCCTCGGCGTCAACGTCATCGGCGTCCCGAAGACGATCGACAACGACCTCAACGCGACCGACTTCACCTTCGGTTTCGACACCGCGGTCAACATCGCGATGGAGGCGATCGACCGGCTGCACACCACCGCCGAGTCGCACCACCGCGTGCTGATCGTCGAGGTCATGGGCCGCCACGCCGGCTGGATCGCGCTGCACGCCGGCCTCGCCGGTGGCGCCAACGTCATCCTCATCCCGGAGAAGCCGTTCGACCTTGAGAAGGTCGTCGACCACGTGGAGAGCCGCTTCCGCACCAACTACTCGCCGATCCTCGTGGTCTCCGAGGGCGCGGTTCCGGCCGACGGCGACATGATGACCTCGCACAACGAGCTCGACGCCTTCGGCCACGTCCGCCTCGGCGGCATCGGCACCTGGCTCGCGGAGCAGATCGAGAAGCGCACGGGCAAGGAAGCCCGGGCCGTCGTGCTCGGTCACACCCAGCGCGGTGGAACGCCGACCGCCTTCGACCGGGTGCTCGCCACTCGATTCGGGCTCAACGCGATCGACGCCGTGCACGAGGGCGACTTCGGCAAGATGGTCGCGCTGCAGGGGACGGACATCGTCCGCGTTCCGCTGATCGAGGCCACGCGGGAGCTGAAGACCGTTCCGGTGGAGCGGTACGCCGAGTCTGAGGTTCTTTTCGGTTAA
- a CDS encoding polyadenylate-specific 3'-exoribonuclease AS: MTYRYFYDCEFIEDGVTIDLVSIGVVDEHGREFYAISSQFDESKAIPWVRRNVLEKLPSPGHKAWRSRERIRDDLYDFLVEPLKADPTEQIELWAWYAAYDHVVLAQIWGAMTALPREIPRFTKELRQLWDDAGRPPLPDAEAARHDALVDARHNLARYRTISGV; the protein is encoded by the coding sequence GTGACCTACCGGTATTTCTATGACTGCGAGTTCATCGAGGACGGCGTCACCATCGACCTGGTCTCGATCGGGGTCGTCGACGAGCACGGCCGCGAGTTCTACGCGATCTCGTCGCAGTTCGACGAGTCGAAGGCCATCCCCTGGGTGCGCCGCAACGTGCTGGAGAAGCTGCCGAGCCCCGGGCACAAGGCGTGGCGCTCCCGCGAGCGGATCCGCGACGACCTCTACGACTTCCTGGTCGAGCCGCTGAAGGCCGATCCGACGGAGCAGATCGAGCTCTGGGCGTGGTACGCGGCCTACGACCACGTCGTGCTCGCCCAGATCTGGGGTGCCATGACGGCGCTGCCGAGGGAGATCCCCCGGTTCACCAAGGAGCTGCGCCAGCTGTGGGACGACGCGGGCCGGCCACCGCTCCCGGATGCCGAAGCCGCACGTCACGACGCACTGGTGGACGCCCGGCACAATTTGGCGCGTTACCGAACTATTAGCGGCGTGTAA
- a CDS encoding DUF1028 domain-containing protein yields the protein MTFSIVARSADGASHGVAVASKFLAVGAAVPAAEAAVGAVATQSYANLAYRPQGLALLRTQVAAADVVAGLTAADPGRDQRQLGVVGPSGSGATYTGAQCHAWAGGKIGDGYAIQGNILTGPEVVEAMEAAFLASDPTAPLARRLLAALRAGDEAGGDRRGRQSAALVVVSPGQGYGGTSDTVVDLRVDDHPTPLAELARLLDIHALLFDKPDPATLIPLTGEIATEVKTRLAALGHAQDDVNEAMADWAGIENLEERMVPDRIDPLVLAHLRAL from the coding sequence ATGACCTTCTCGATAGTCGCGCGGTCTGCCGACGGAGCCTCCCACGGCGTCGCTGTGGCCAGCAAGTTCCTCGCCGTCGGCGCGGCGGTGCCCGCTGCCGAGGCCGCCGTCGGAGCCGTCGCCACCCAGTCCTACGCCAACCTCGCCTACCGGCCGCAGGGGCTCGCCCTGCTGCGTACGCAGGTGGCGGCGGCCGACGTCGTGGCCGGGCTGACCGCCGCCGACCCGGGCCGCGACCAGCGCCAGCTCGGGGTGGTCGGGCCGAGCGGCAGCGGCGCGACCTACACGGGAGCGCAGTGTCACGCCTGGGCGGGCGGCAAGATCGGCGACGGGTACGCCATCCAGGGCAACATCCTCACCGGCCCCGAGGTGGTGGAGGCGATGGAGGCGGCGTTCCTCGCCAGCGACCCCACGGCACCGCTGGCCCGGCGCCTGCTCGCCGCGCTCCGCGCCGGTGACGAGGCGGGCGGCGACCGCCGGGGCCGCCAGAGCGCCGCTCTCGTCGTCGTCTCCCCCGGTCAGGGCTACGGCGGCACCAGCGACACCGTCGTCGACCTCCGGGTGGACGATCACCCGACTCCCCTGGCGGAGCTGGCGAGGCTGCTGGACATCCACGCCCTCCTCTTCGACAAGCCCGACCCGGCCACCCTGATCCCCCTGACCGGGGAGATCGCCACCGAGGTCAAGACCCGCCTGGCCGCCCTGGGACACGCTCAGGACGACGTCAACGAGGCGATGGCCGACTGGGCGGGAATCGAGAACCTGGAGGAGCGGATGGTCCCCGACCGCATCGACCCGCTGGTCCTGGCTCACCTGCGCGCGCTCTAA
- a CDS encoding phosphotransferase enzyme family protein, translating into MLGDDTIRTALRTSWHLPPDGCTRLTGGMTSVTFMVTVGSDRYVAKVVPTALQSQFEAGLSMAEALSRVNIDAGSPVRTVDGSLTTPLVGGALGLLRFVGGRPLDACDQLDQQWWGDRLGAAHRKLAGFTHPGTPRWHWVRPDAEHLDLEPWLRPAVGSAVAELTRLQVTDRLSVGALHGDPAAEAFLLDPATGRIGIIDWGSCVTGPHVYDLASAVMYAGGIHRAAALIEAYSAAGPVPRGEIEAALPTLLRFRWAVQADYFAQRITTRDTTGIADPAENIKGLHDARDALRTG; encoded by the coding sequence ATGCTGGGTGACGATACGATCCGCACCGCGCTTCGGACGTCTTGGCATCTTCCGCCGGACGGTTGCACTCGGCTGACCGGAGGGATGACCTCGGTCACCTTTATGGTCACCGTCGGGTCCGACCGGTATGTCGCCAAGGTGGTTCCGACCGCGCTTCAGTCCCAGTTCGAGGCCGGGCTGAGTATGGCAGAGGCGCTCAGCCGGGTGAATATCGACGCCGGATCACCCGTCCGCACCGTCGATGGATCTCTGACGACCCCCCTGGTCGGGGGTGCGCTGGGGCTCCTGCGCTTCGTCGGTGGCCGGCCGCTGGACGCCTGCGACCAGCTCGACCAGCAGTGGTGGGGTGATCGGCTGGGCGCGGCACACCGGAAGTTGGCGGGATTCACCCATCCGGGTACACCTCGCTGGCACTGGGTGCGCCCCGATGCCGAGCACCTCGATCTCGAACCGTGGCTGCGTCCCGCCGTCGGCTCGGCGGTCGCCGAACTGACCCGCCTCCAGGTGACCGACCGCCTCTCCGTCGGCGCCCTGCACGGCGACCCGGCCGCCGAGGCGTTCCTGCTCGACCCGGCCACGGGTCGGATCGGGATCATCGACTGGGGCTCGTGTGTCACCGGCCCGCACGTCTACGATCTGGCCTCCGCGGTCATGTACGCCGGCGGCATCCACCGGGCCGCAGCCCTGATCGAGGCGTACTCGGCGGCGGGCCCGGTCCCGAGGGGCGAGATCGAAGCGGCCCTGCCCACCCTGCTGCGATTCCGCTGGGCGGTCCAGGCCGACTACTTCGCCCAGCGCATCACCACGAGGGACACCACGGGGATAGCGGACCCGGCCGAGAACATCAAGGGCCTCCACGACGCCCGGGATGCCCTCCGCACGGGTTAG
- a CDS encoding Crp/Fnr family transcriptional regulator — protein MEIRLPEPADALTGVEMFAGLEQEARQRVIAASVPRSYRRGQLLFVENDPGESLIVLKRGSVAVFRTAPTGERAVLSVLRPPDVLGEVSLLDGSPRSLSAEAIEDCTALALSRGAFMELVHSNPRILDAVMRSLGALIRRLTEQNADHVFLDLPGRVAKTLVRLAGESQAPMITIELNQSQLAEMAGGSRQSVNQAIGSFASRGWLRTEGRRIVVTDVSALRRRAGMADR, from the coding sequence GTGGAGATACGGCTTCCGGAGCCCGCAGATGCACTGACCGGCGTCGAGATGTTCGCCGGTCTGGAGCAGGAGGCGCGGCAACGGGTGATCGCCGCCTCCGTGCCGCGCAGCTATCGCAGGGGCCAGCTTCTCTTCGTGGAGAACGACCCGGGCGAGTCGCTCATCGTGCTCAAGCGTGGCAGCGTCGCGGTCTTCCGCACCGCACCGACCGGCGAACGTGCCGTGCTGTCGGTGCTGCGCCCGCCTGACGTTTTGGGCGAGGTGTCCCTTTTGGATGGCTCACCACGGTCGCTCTCCGCCGAGGCGATCGAGGACTGCACCGCGCTCGCGCTCAGCCGGGGCGCCTTCATGGAGCTGGTGCACTCCAACCCGCGGATCCTCGACGCCGTCATGCGGTCGCTGGGTGCGCTGATCCGTCGTCTCACCGAGCAGAACGCCGACCACGTCTTCCTCGATCTGCCGGGCCGGGTCGCCAAGACCCTGGTGCGGCTCGCCGGGGAGAGCCAGGCGCCGATGATCACCATCGAGCTCAACCAGAGCCAGCTCGCCGAGATGGCGGGCGGTTCCCGGCAGAGCGTCAACCAGGCGATCGGATCCTTCGCCAGCCGTGGGTGGCTGCGCACCGAGGGCCGTCGCATCGTGGTCACCGATGTCTCGGCGCTGCGCCGCCGCGCGGGTATGGCCGACCGCTAA
- a CDS encoding AAA family ATPase, with product MSRPCPNCSRAAGPEDSFCGGCGSNLAAACLQCGRQGTPGATFCTHCGSRLGETLPSGPREDRRHVSVLFVDMVGFTGFAELADPEQVRSTQHEYFSMVRQVIRQYGGVVEKYIGDAVMAIFGAPIATENDALRGVRAGLELQRVLGRHKSSQTADLAFRVGVASGEALVDIAAAHDGGQAIVAGDVVNTAARLQAEAPPGGVLVDERTYDATRDEIDYSEQPSVVLRGRTSASQVWLAKAARMTRVGERDESTPMVDRDHERGLLTNALHRTIADRTPQLITVFGTAGIGKSRLLRELSRYATRLPGTPVRWRVGHCPPFGENVTYAALAEIVKTQVGILDTDDDTRAQTRLDEALRALTNTQEAARLAEALGPLLGLPGTRLSPAETESSWRRFLQLMAGTGPTVLVFEDMHWADEAMLRFVEMLCGAGQGLPLLVIATSRPELRERHPSWTSAVTGAMSISLGPMRDSDINTMYSQMFGQAVVPSTGLGPLVELAGGNPLYAHEYVRMLVERGELRPTGPSWTVDTDETAPMPQTVQAVIANRLDLLELTDRAVLQAAAVIGSQFWPSAIGMAVGISTESAARALHRLEQRDLVVEHPASVMADEPEYGFRHVLVRDVCYQRLPRAERVVRHQRAADWLERVSEGRSTDLAEVLANHRWAAHEIARTLGHDPTPHAPAARVALHRAARRAYSLHALDAAVTLVTRALSLRLEPDLVLELFAAELALYRDRDAFLTDGGAKRLAELVEALAGAGEEAGAARACTLLGTAAWSRADRILALQWLDEAARRYSRLPDSAEKAEALLELARVRMFDYETAEAMSAAQRAAEIADRLNLVEVRANARITAGLSTYLAGGEEGLAELTEVAEYCKVQQLTSWRRAAHNLAYARQEEGDLAGSNAIINEQRRTAAVGGTSLATSYVEEAQTAYMAGDWSTTITATAAAMRRPTVEWDLHTVTLAAWIRVLRGELDPAENDPVAEAILAARRSGFHRILRSTVAHAALCRVLQGRKDEARDLLDELDEDWSATRMIATGEWVAAAAHTGSLLDRRAARKVRDMLERSARRTLWVSAALATTEGALSNGLTSAECHLAAADGYRAIGNASDRALALWAAARSFSGITNGADRAGPILAELRGFVERNAAPRLLGG from the coding sequence ATTTCCCGTCCCTGCCCGAACTGCTCCCGTGCGGCCGGTCCGGAGGACAGCTTCTGTGGTGGCTGCGGCTCCAACCTGGCCGCCGCGTGCCTCCAGTGTGGACGACAGGGAACGCCCGGGGCCACCTTCTGTACACATTGCGGCAGCAGGCTCGGCGAGACGCTGCCCAGTGGCCCGAGGGAGGATCGGCGCCACGTCAGCGTGCTCTTCGTGGATATGGTCGGATTCACCGGTTTCGCTGAATTGGCCGATCCGGAGCAGGTGCGCTCCACCCAGCACGAATACTTCTCCATGGTCCGGCAGGTCATCCGGCAGTACGGCGGCGTGGTCGAGAAGTACATCGGCGACGCGGTCATGGCGATCTTCGGCGCCCCCATCGCCACGGAGAACGACGCCCTGCGCGGCGTCCGGGCGGGGCTGGAGCTCCAGCGGGTGCTGGGGCGGCACAAGAGCAGCCAGACCGCCGATCTCGCCTTCCGGGTGGGTGTCGCCTCCGGTGAGGCCCTGGTCGACATCGCGGCCGCCCACGACGGCGGCCAGGCGATCGTCGCCGGCGACGTCGTCAACACGGCGGCCCGTCTGCAGGCCGAGGCGCCGCCCGGCGGGGTGCTCGTCGACGAGCGGACCTACGACGCGACCCGGGACGAGATCGACTACTCCGAGCAGCCGTCCGTGGTGCTGCGCGGGCGCACGTCGGCGAGCCAGGTCTGGCTGGCGAAGGCCGCCCGGATGACCCGGGTCGGCGAGCGCGACGAGTCGACGCCGATGGTCGACCGCGACCACGAGCGCGGTCTGCTCACCAACGCGCTGCACCGCACGATCGCCGACCGCACGCCGCAGCTCATCACGGTCTTCGGCACCGCCGGCATCGGCAAGAGCCGCCTGCTGCGCGAACTCTCCCGCTACGCCACCCGGCTGCCCGGCACCCCGGTGCGCTGGCGGGTCGGGCACTGCCCGCCCTTCGGGGAGAACGTCACCTACGCCGCGCTCGCCGAGATCGTGAAGACGCAGGTCGGCATCCTCGACACCGACGACGACACCCGCGCGCAGACCCGGCTGGACGAGGCGCTGCGGGCGCTCACCAACACGCAGGAGGCGGCGCGTCTCGCCGAGGCGCTGGGCCCGCTGCTCGGCCTGCCCGGCACCCGGCTCTCCCCCGCCGAGACCGAGTCGTCCTGGCGGCGGTTCCTGCAGCTCATGGCGGGCACCGGGCCGACCGTGCTCGTCTTCGAGGACATGCACTGGGCCGACGAGGCGATGCTGCGCTTCGTCGAGATGCTCTGCGGTGCGGGCCAGGGCCTGCCGCTGCTCGTCATCGCGACCTCCCGCCCTGAGCTGCGCGAGCGCCACCCGAGCTGGACCAGCGCCGTCACCGGTGCGATGTCGATCTCCCTGGGCCCGATGCGCGACAGCGACATCAACACGATGTATTCGCAGATGTTCGGCCAGGCCGTGGTGCCCTCGACCGGCCTGGGTCCGCTGGTCGAGCTGGCCGGCGGCAACCCCCTCTACGCCCACGAGTACGTCCGGATGCTCGTCGAGCGCGGCGAGCTGCGCCCGACCGGCCCGTCCTGGACGGTCGACACCGACGAGACGGCGCCGATGCCGCAGACGGTGCAGGCCGTCATCGCCAACCGGCTCGACCTGCTGGAGCTGACCGACCGCGCGGTGCTGCAGGCCGCGGCCGTCATCGGCAGCCAGTTCTGGCCCAGCGCGATCGGCATGGCGGTCGGCATCAGCACGGAGTCCGCCGCCCGTGCCCTGCACCGGCTGGAGCAGCGCGATCTCGTCGTCGAGCACCCGGCCTCGGTCATGGCCGACGAGCCGGAGTACGGCTTCCGCCACGTCCTGGTCCGCGACGTCTGCTATCAGCGGCTGCCCCGGGCCGAGCGCGTCGTCCGCCACCAGCGCGCCGCCGACTGGCTCGAACGGGTCAGCGAGGGCCGCTCCACCGACCTCGCCGAGGTGCTCGCCAACCACCGCTGGGCAGCGCACGAGATCGCCCGGACGCTGGGCCACGACCCGACGCCGCACGCCCCCGCCGCCCGGGTGGCGCTGCACCGGGCCGCCCGGCGTGCCTACTCGCTGCACGCCCTCGACGCCGCCGTCACGCTCGTCACCCGGGCGCTGAGCCTGCGCCTCGAACCCGACCTGGTGCTCGAGCTCTTCGCCGCCGAGCTCGCCCTCTACCGCGATCGCGACGCCTTCCTCACCGACGGCGGGGCCAAACGGCTCGCCGAGCTGGTGGAGGCGCTCGCCGGTGCGGGCGAGGAGGCCGGTGCCGCCCGCGCCTGCACGCTGCTCGGCACCGCCGCCTGGTCGCGGGCCGACCGCATCCTGGCGCTGCAGTGGCTCGACGAGGCGGCCCGGCGCTATTCGCGGCTGCCCGACAGCGCGGAGAAGGCCGAGGCGCTGCTGGAGCTCGCCCGGGTGCGTATGTTCGACTACGAGACCGCCGAGGCGATGTCGGCCGCGCAACGGGCCGCGGAGATCGCCGACCGGCTCAACCTCGTCGAGGTGCGGGCCAACGCCCGGATCACCGCCGGGCTCTCGACCTACCTGGCGGGCGGCGAGGAGGGTTTGGCGGAGCTGACCGAGGTCGCGGAGTACTGCAAGGTCCAGCAGCTCACGAGCTGGCGGCGGGCCGCGCACAACCTCGCCTACGCCCGGCAGGAGGAGGGCGACCTCGCCGGGTCCAACGCGATCATCAACGAGCAGCGGCGGACGGCCGCCGTCGGCGGCACCAGCCTCGCCACCTCCTATGTCGAGGAGGCGCAGACGGCGTACATGGCCGGGGACTGGTCGACGACGATCACCGCGACCGCCGCCGCGATGCGCCGCCCCACGGTCGAGTGGGACCTGCACACGGTGACCCTCGCCGCCTGGATCCGGGTGCTGCGGGGTGAGCTGGACCCGGCCGAGAACGATCCGGTCGCCGAGGCGATCCTCGCGGCCCGCCGCTCCGGCTTCCACCGCATCCTGCGCTCGACCGTCGCCCACGCGGCGCTCTGCCGGGTGCTCCAGGGCCGCAAGGACGAGGCTCGGGACCTCCTCGACGAGCTGGACGAGGACTGGTCCGCCACCCGCATGATCGCGACCGGCGAGTGGGTCGCCGCCGCCGCGCACACCGGTTCGCTGCTCGATCGCCGGGCGGCCCGGAAGGTGCGCGACATGCTGGAGCGGTCGGCCCGGCGCACCCTGTGGGTCTCGGCGGCCCTGGCGACGACCGAGGGCGCCCTCTCCAACGGCCTCACATCGGCCGAGTGCCACCTGGCGGCCGCCGACGGTTACCGGGCCATCGGCAACGCCAGCGACCGCGCACTGGCGCTCTGGGCGGCCGCACGGAGCTTCTCCGGCATCACCAACGGCGCGGACCGGGCCGGGCCGATCCTGGCGGAGCTGCGCGGCTTCGTCGAGCGCAACGCAGCCCCACGGCTCCTGGGCGGCTGA